From Echinicola soli, a single genomic window includes:
- the pssA gene encoding CDP-diacylglycerol--serine O-phosphatidyltransferase: MNIKKHIPNAITCMNLASGMAGIFFVLEGNLFAATYFIMIAAVFDFLDGMVARLLKVHSEIGKQLDSLADMVTFGVLPSFVLFQLLKTPFPTGYVPFIAFLIGIQSAMRLAKFNIDTRQSDRFIGVPTPANALLICTLPFLAERFAWAGDMIQNSIFLLGLTLIMALLLTAELPLIALKFKNFHAKENVFRYLVIAIGAVSVLWLGLAGIPFIIISYILLSLIESRVNPS; this comes from the coding sequence TTGAATATCAAAAAACACATTCCAAATGCAATTACCTGCATGAACCTCGCCAGTGGAATGGCGGGAATATTTTTCGTGCTGGAAGGAAACCTCTTTGCGGCTACCTATTTTATCATGATCGCTGCGGTCTTTGATTTCTTGGATGGCATGGTGGCCAGGTTACTGAAAGTCCACAGTGAAATAGGAAAACAACTGGATTCCCTTGCGGACATGGTGACCTTTGGCGTACTGCCATCTTTTGTGCTTTTTCAACTATTGAAAACCCCTTTTCCCACAGGATATGTTCCCTTTATCGCATTTTTGATAGGCATTCAGTCTGCGATGCGACTGGCAAAGTTCAATATTGACACGCGGCAATCCGATCGGTTTATCGGTGTTCCTACTCCTGCCAATGCACTCTTAATCTGTACCCTTCCTTTTCTTGCAGAACGCTTTGCTTGGGCGGGGGACATGATACAAAACAGTATTTTTCTACTTGGACTGACGCTCATCATGGCGCTGTTATTAACTGCAGAACTTCCTCTAATTGCCCTGAAATTCAAAAATTTTCACGCAAAAGAGAATGTCTTTCGATATTTGGTCATTGCGATCGGGGCAGTAAGTGTCTTATGGCTGGGATTAGCAGGAATACCCTTCATCATCATCAGCTATATCTTGCTTTCCTTGATCGAAAGCAGGGTTAACCCTTCATGA
- a CDS encoding MBL fold metallo-hydrolase yields the protein MLNVQTFTFNPFQENCYILYDDTKKAVIIDPGCYAKDEQETLKNFILSKGLTPVRLLNTHCHIDHVLGNYFINQSYGLPLEIHPKDEPVLMAVSSYASNYGFPAYTPCEAEKYLEEEDKITFGDTTLEVIWVPGHAPGHVVFYHPESKTCIGGDTLFQGSIGRTDLPGGDHQTLLDAIKTKLFVLPDDVKVYPGHGPATLIGHEKIHNPFVGKHA from the coding sequence ATGCTTAATGTACAAACTTTCACGTTTAACCCCTTTCAGGAAAACTGCTATATCCTGTACGACGACACCAAAAAAGCGGTGATCATCGATCCCGGATGCTATGCTAAGGACGAACAGGAAACATTAAAGAATTTTATTCTTTCGAAAGGCCTCACTCCTGTACGATTACTGAACACACACTGTCACATTGATCATGTTTTAGGTAATTATTTCATAAACCAGTCGTATGGCCTTCCCCTGGAAATCCATCCCAAAGATGAGCCAGTCCTCATGGCTGTCAGCTCTTATGCCTCCAATTACGGATTTCCAGCATACACTCCCTGTGAGGCGGAAAAGTATTTGGAGGAAGAAGACAAAATCACCTTTGGCGATACAACGCTGGAAGTAATCTGGGTACCGGGCCATGCCCCGGGCCACGTAGTATTTTACCATCCAGAAAGTAAAACCTGTATTGGTGGTGACACCTTGTTTCAGGGGAGCATTGGGCGTACCGATCTTCCTGGGGGTGATCATCAGACCTTGCTCGACGCTATCAAAACCAAGCTTTTTGTGCTTCCCGATGATGTAAAAGTCTATCCGGGACACGGACCGGCCACGCTGATCGGCCATGAAAAGATCCACAACCCTTTTGTAGGAAAACACGCCTAA
- a CDS encoding NAD(P)/FAD-dependent oxidoreductase: protein MEVDFLLIGQGIAGTVLSYRLIKAGKSVLVIDQADANNSSRVAAGLFNPITGRKMVKTWNADRLFPAIKPLYGDLEKLLGKRLMYAKNIYRPFFSIEEQNEWMGKSCDAEVQDYLEEVRTKPLYEEVNDPFGGIMLKNAGYVDINTLLDAYSGWLAENGQLERRHFDEGLLTYQAGKWHYEGVKASAVVYCSGLGAAKSSYFDWLPFAPVKGEILEMESDFAPAEIINRGVFRITMPDKRIRVGSTYSWHDLDQGPTDRGKAEILERLEKIVPSKAGKLSSHRVGIRPATKDRKPFLGKHPAAESVYIFNGFGAKGVSLVPYYSKIMLGLLLEGSEPEKDVNISRFFKYI from the coding sequence ATGGAAGTAGATTTTTTACTCATTGGACAAGGCATAGCAGGTACCGTTTTATCCTATCGGTTGATCAAAGCAGGGAAGTCTGTTTTGGTGATTGATCAGGCCGATGCGAATAACAGCAGTAGAGTAGCCGCAGGACTGTTTAATCCCATCACAGGGCGTAAAATGGTCAAAACCTGGAATGCAGATCGTCTTTTCCCAGCCATAAAACCACTATATGGTGACTTGGAAAAGCTGTTGGGGAAGCGGCTCATGTATGCCAAAAACATTTATCGCCCGTTTTTCAGCATTGAGGAGCAAAATGAGTGGATGGGAAAGAGCTGCGATGCGGAGGTACAGGATTATTTAGAGGAAGTCAGGACAAAGCCGTTATATGAGGAAGTTAACGACCCTTTTGGAGGCATTATGCTCAAAAATGCCGGCTATGTGGATATCAATACGTTGCTGGATGCTTATAGTGGTTGGTTAGCCGAAAATGGCCAGCTAGAGAGGAGACATTTTGACGAAGGTTTGCTCACCTATCAAGCAGGTAAATGGCACTATGAAGGAGTGAAGGCTTCGGCGGTAGTTTATTGCAGTGGTCTGGGTGCTGCCAAAAGTTCGTACTTTGATTGGTTGCCTTTTGCACCAGTAAAAGGAGAAATTCTCGAGATGGAGAGTGATTTTGCCCCTGCTGAAATCATCAATAGAGGTGTTTTCAGGATTACCATGCCCGACAAGAGGATCAGGGTGGGGTCCACCTACAGCTGGCATGATTTGGACCAAGGGCCCACTGATCGGGGGAAAGCGGAGATTTTGGAAAGATTGGAGAAGATCGTCCCGAGCAAGGCTGGTAAGCTGTCGAGCCATCGTGTGGGCATTAGGCCTGCCACTAAGGACCGAAAACCATTTCTGGGAAAACATCCTGCTGCCGAAAGCGTTTATATCTTCAATGGATTTGGTGCGAAAGGGGTTTCTTTAGTACCTTATTACAGCAAGATCATGCTCGGGTTATTATTGGAAGGTAGCGAACCTGAAAAAGATGTTAACATAAGTCGATTTTTTAAGTATATTTAA